From the genome of Alicyclobacillus sp. SO9:
GCCGGTCAGTGTCATCCTGCTGAATGCGCGACAGCGCCGTTTGGGCGTGAACGCGCAGGAGGACAACATAGAAATGCTTCGCCAGTAATTCTCTGCTGGGTTCGTAGGTAACGATTCCTCCGCCTGTTGCGCAGACTAAGCCACATTCTCTTTTTATAACTGATGCCAATGCCGCTTGCTCGCACTCGCGAAAAAAGGATTCCCCTTTTTGGCGAATAATTTGTCCTGGTGTCATACCCGCCGCGCGAGTGACTTCTTCATCTGTATCTATAAACTCACAACCAAGTTGCGCAGCTAATTCTTTGCCAACCGTTGACTTTCCAGATGCCATAAAACCAATCAAAGCCACAGGACGCATGCCCATTATACCTCCAGTCCTATTATCCTATCACAGGCAAAAGGTGTCGAATAG
Proteins encoded in this window:
- a CDS encoding shikimate kinase, with translation MRPVALIGFMASGKSTVGKELAAQLGCEFIDTDEEVTRAAGMTPGQIIRQKGESFFRECEQAALASVIKRECGLVCATGGGIVTYEPSRELLAKHFYVVLLRVHAQTALSRIQQDDTDRPLSNAEHPLNHMRELLEYRNPIYTQTAHYTVDADHLTPSDIVTEIRKQIRDFC